The Apostichopus japonicus isolate 1M-3 chromosome 20, ASM3797524v1, whole genome shotgun sequence genome contains a region encoding:
- the LOC139961882 gene encoding uncharacterized protein → MANAGNKPSNPGVKRGIFGTVRSLDLRAHRCIISLKDHRGKKLGSGILDTEKLEARLEGVSCFDSFIGKSRPLIATIIPLTTERAQELSWRDGQWEVVGVRPRGSKPEPSNIPGTFKTSGQKPRSYAPSMAYCKQALSLSPGVRSGPPKELIAKVLHYFRKLVGQWGHFPIQEFYNVIRSREEYTDVIAYFRSKDDILQFLRAYPQYFSVTENGSHVYFPYRFPEDELKALLTKQRKIATSDRTPEILVIEDVESCKREVARLQRRAREGRQLILAIDCEGVNLGKEGPLTLIQIGTEEGEVFVFDVLATPDPKDMFIHGGLKALLENPNIRKVIHDCRSDQCALYFQFGVTLTNVFDTSAAYTTIWDQCNIFSGPFRPKLASLLEIFRLTAEQKTEEFAKLLHDKQLFGQRPLTEEMIEYASDDVLCLLPVIYESLDKLISPLWRPHFEEKVEQFLEESRIRDPHKMYEEKPGLKAKEE, encoded by the exons ATGGCGAATGCAGGGAACAAACCCTCCAATCCAGGAGTGAAAAGAGGAATATTTGGCACAGTGAGGTCCTTGGATCTTCGTGCTCACAGGTGTATCATCTCCCTAAAAGACCATCGCGGCAAGAAACTCGGTAGCGGAATATTGGATACTGAGAAATTAGAAGCTCGGCTGGAGGGCGTCTCTTGCTTTGACTCATTCATCGGAAAGTCCCGTCCACTAATTGCGACAATAATTCCGCTAACTACAGAGAGAGCTCAAGAGTTAAGCTGGCGAGATGGACAGTGGGAAGTGGTTGGAGTTCGCCCGAGAGGCAGTAAACCGGAACCATCAAATATACCAGGCACGTTCAAGACCTCTGGTCAGAAACCGAGATCATATGCTCCCTCTATGGCCTACTGCAAGCAGGCGCTTTCTCTCTCCCCAGGGGTGCGATCAGGACCACCGAAGGAGCTGATTGCCAAGGTTCTACATTATTTTCGTAAACTGGTGGGGCAATGGGGGCACTTCCCAATACAAGAGTTCTACAACGTGATTCGAAGTCGTGAAGAATATACCGATGTCATCGCCTATTTTCGATCTAAAGACGACATACTCCAATTCCTTCGCGCCTACCCTCAGTATTTCTCAGTGACGGAAAATGGCAGCCATGTTTATTTTCCGTATCGCTTTCCGGAAGATGAGTTAAAAGCTCTCCTGACGAAACAGCGAAAGATCGCGACAAGTGATAGAACTCCCGAAATTTTGGTGATCGAAGATGTAGAGTCATGCAAACGTGAGGTAGCCAGACTCCAACGGAGAGCCAGAGAAGGAAGGCAGCTGATTCTCGCAATTGACTGCGAGGGAGTCAATCTTG GCAAGGAAGGTCCATTGACACTGATTCAGATTGGAACGGAAGAGGGCGAGGTCTTTGTGTTTGATGTACTTGCAACGCCTGACCCGAAAGATATGTTCATTCATGGAGGTTTGAAGGCGCTCCTAGAAAATCCGAATATCCGAAAG GTCATACATGACTGTCGATCCGATCAGTGCGCCCTCTATTTCCAATTTGGCGTCACTTTGACAAATGTCTTTGATACCTCG GCCGCTTACACCACCATTTGGGATCAGTGTAACATCTTTTCGGGACCTTTTAGACCAAAGCTGGCTTCGCTTCTTGAGATATTCCGATTGACAGCGGAACAAAAGACCGAAGAATTTGCCAAGTTGCTGCACGATAAACAGTTGTTTGGACAGCGCCCTCTAACTGAGGAAATGATCGAGTATGCCTCTGATGACGTGTTGTGCTTGCTCCCTGTGATCTACGAGTCTTTGGACAA GCTAATTTCTCCTCTGTGGCGTCCTCATTTCGAGGAGAAGGTCGAACAATTTCTCGAGGAGAGCAGAATCCGAGATCCTCATAAGATGTACGAGGAAAAACCAGGGTTAAAGgcaaaagaagaataa